The sequence below is a genomic window from Vicingus serpentipes.
ATTTTTATTGGGGATATAAAACAGATAAAGAAATTTTATTTACAGTAGCAGATTGTACAGGACATGGAGTCCCTGGTGCGTTTATGAGTTTGATAGGAACTAATATTTTAGATAAAATTGTTGGAGAATTGAATATTATTAGACCAGATTTAATACTTGAGCAATTGAGTAAAGAATTATATAATAGATTACAATCTGAAGGAGAAGAAGAGGTTAAAGACGGAATGGATTTAGTGATGTGCTCTATTAATTTAGAAACGAAACAGCTCCAATTAGCTGGAGCATATAATCCAATGTATTTAGTTAGAGATAATGAACTTGTTCAATTTAAGACAGACCGATATCAACTAGGAAATCCTGATCATTTGGCAACTAAAAAAATATCTTTACAGACTTACGACTTGCAAACTGGAGATTTGCTTTATCTTTTTTCTGATGGCTATCCTGATCAAAAAGGAGGATCGGAAGGAAAAAAATATTTTTATGGACCTTTTAGAGAACTTCTCACAAAAATTTCAGAACTTTCATTAGCTGAACAAAAAATACAGTTAGAAGCAGAATTAAAAAGATGGAAAGGGGATAGAGAGCAGTTAGATGATATTCTTATAATGGGCATAAAAATATGATAAGTACAATTTTTGATTTATATAAAACCATGAAGTCAGATAACATTATCTGTGCTTATCATGGTAATTTCAATTATGATGTTGTAAATGGACTTTTAAAGACTGCTAAAATAAATTTAAGTAGCCCAGAGCACGATAGAACATCTGCAAAGAAAACGTATAACATACTTGTTGAATGCCTTGAAAATATTCATAAACATTCAGAGCATGGAGATCAAAATACAAATGAAGCTATTTTCATTTTATCTCAACCTGAAGATGGCTTTTTGATTACGGTTGGAAATCTAATTCCAACAAATGAGCAAGAATCCCTTAAAAACAATATCGATGAGTTAAATAATATGAGTAGAGATGAGTTAAAGGCTCATTATCGAAATATTATTACAAATGGAAGCATATCAGAAAGAGGAGGAGCTGGTTTAGGTATGACAGATATTGCTCTTAAATCTAGATCAAAATTAAATTATACCTTTAATAAATTCAGTGAAAACGAGCTTTTTTTCAGCTTAAGTGTTCATGTAAAAAATAAATAAAATGGAAAATTATAAAGTAGAAGCAACTGAAAATACACCACT
It includes:
- a CDS encoding SiaB family protein kinase — protein: MISTIFDLYKTMKSDNIICAYHGNFNYDVVNGLLKTAKINLSSPEHDRTSAKKTYNILVECLENIHKHSEHGDQNTNEAIFILSQPEDGFLITVGNLIPTNEQESLKNNIDELNNMSRDELKAHYRNIITNGSISERGGAGLGMTDIALKSRSKLNYTFNKFSENELFFSLSVHVKNK